One window from the genome of Saccharomyces mikatae IFO 1815 strain IFO1815 genome assembly, chromosome: 4 encodes:
- the PST2 gene encoding flavodoxin-like fold family protein (similar to Saccharomyces cerevisiae RFS1 (YBR052C) and PST2 (YDR032C); ancestral locus Anc_3.261), whose protein sequence is MPRVAIIIYTLYGHVAATAEAEKKGIEAAGGSADIYQVEETLSPEVVKALGGAPKPNYPIATQDTLTEYDAFLFGIPTRFGNFPAQWKAFWDRTGGLWAKGALHGKVAGCFVSTGTGGGNEATIMNSLSTLAHHGIIFVPLGYKNVFAELTNMDEVHGGSAWGAGTIAGSDGSRSPSALELQVHEIQGKTFYETVAKF, encoded by the coding sequence ATGCCAAGAGTAGCTATCATCATTTACACACTATACGGGCATGTTGCTGCCACAGCTGAGGCTGAAAAGAAGGGTATCGAAGCCGCTGGTGGCTCTGCTGATATTTATCAGGTTGAGGAAACTTTGTCTCCGGAAGTTGTCAAGGCCCTTGGTGGTGCCCCAAAGCCAAATTATCCAATTGCCACCCAAGATACATTAACTGAATATGATGCTTTCCTGTTTGGTATTCCAACCAGATTCGGTAACTTCCCTGCTCAGTGGAAGGCCTTCTGGGACCGTACTGGTGGATTATGGGCAAAAGGTGCTCTACATGGTAAGGTCGCTGGTTGCTTCGTCTCCACGGGAACTGGTGGTGGTAATGAAGCTACTATCATGAACTCTTTATCTACTTTGGCTCATCATGGTATTATTTTTGTCCCATTGGGTTACAAGAATGTTTTTGCCGAGTTGACTAATATGGATGAAGTTCATGGCGGTTCCGCATGGGGTGCAGGTACCATTGCTGGAAGTGACGGTTCAAGGTCTCCTTCCGCCTTGGAATTGCAAGTACACGAAATTCAAGGTAAGACCTTTTACGAAACCGTTGCAAAGTTTTGA
- the MIX14 gene encoding Mix14p (similar to Saccharomyces cerevisiae MIC14 (YDR031W); ancestral locus Anc_3.260) has translation MSDILDEIVIEDVVANCPQEFLQYHKCIRDNEKNPGKCQDGRLTLSACIREKVPSVKSIMSQCSEPMKKYDQCIRDNMGNRTINENCLGFLQDLRTCAELQVENKNIKPSINGVNLELIKK, from the coding sequence ATGTCTGATATTTTGGATGAGATTGTTATAGAAGACGTTGTAGCAAATTGCCCACAAGAGTTTTTGCAGTATCATAAGTGCATAAGAGATAATGAGAAGAATCCTGGAAAGTGCCAAGATGGAAGACTAACATTATCCGCATGCATCAGAGAGAAAGTGCCCAGTGTGAAAAGTATCATGAGTCAATGTAGTGAgccaatgaaaaaatacgaTCAATGCATTCGTGATAATATGGGTAATAGAACTATCAATGAAAACTGTTTAGGGTTCTTGCAAGATCTAAGAACATGTGCAGAATTGCAAGtcgaaaataaaaatatcaagCCTTCCATTAATGGAGTTAACTTGGAATTGATCAAGAAGTAA
- the MRH1 gene encoding Mrh1p (similar to Saccharomyces cerevisiae YRO2 (YBR054W) and MRH1 (YDR033W); ancestral locus Anc_3.263), translated as MSTFETLIKRGGNEAIKINPPTGADFHITSRGSDWFWTCFCCYLLFGLILTFLMFRKPVNDRFFYLTGIAPNFFMCIAYFTMASNLGWIPVRAKYNHVQTSTQKEHPGYRQIFYSRYVGWFLALPWPIVQICMLAGTPFWQMAFNVCITEFFTVCWLIAACVHSTYKWGYYTFGIGAAIVVSISVMTTSYNLVKQRDNDIRLTFLIFFSIIMFLWIIAYPTCFGITDGGNVLQPDSAGIFYGIIDLILMCFIPTLLVPIANHFGAEKLGYHFGARDAEAVMAPKAPIASPRPAATPKLGKDKKSKKSKKSKKSKKSKKSEE; from the coding sequence atgtcTACCTTTGAAACTTTAATTAAAAGAGGTGGTAACGAAGCCATCAAGATCAACCCCCCAACCGGTGCGGATTTCCACATCACCAGTCGTGGTTCCGATTGGTTCTGGACATGTTTCTGTTGTTACCTACTATTCGGTTTAATTTTAACATTCTTAATGTTCAGAAAGCCAGTTAATGACAGGTTCTTCTACCTAACCGGTATTGCTCCAAACTTCTTCATGTGTATTGCTTACTTCACCATGGCCTCCAACTTGGGTTGGATTCCCGTTAGGGCTAAGTACAACCATGTCCAAACATCTACTCAAAAGGAACACCCAGGTTACAGACAAATCTTCTACTCTAGATACGTTGGTTGGTTCTTAGCTTTGCCATGGCCGATTGTTCAAATCTGTATGCTAGCTGGTACTCCATTTTGGCAAATGGCTTTCAACGTTTGTATTactgaatttttcactgtCTGTTGGTTGATTGCTGCTTGTGTTCACTCCACTTACAAATGGGGTTACTACACCTTCGGTATTGGTGCTGCTATTGTCGTTAGTATCAGTGTTATGACCACCAGTTACAACTTGGTCAAGCAAAGAGATAACGATATCAGATTGACAttccttattttcttcagcATTATCATGTTCTTGTGGATTATTGCTTACCCAACTTGTTTCGGTATCACTGACGGAGGTAACGTTTTGCAACCAGACTCTGCTGGTATTTTCTACGGTATCATCGATCTTATTTTGATGTGTTTCATTCCAACCTTATTAGTTCCAATTGCCAACCATTTCGGTGCTGAAAAATTAGGCTACCACTTCGGTGCTCGTGATGCTGAAGCTGTAATGGCTCCAAAAGCTCCTATTGCCAGCCCAAGGCCTGCTGCCACACCAAAGTTGGGTAAAGACAAGAAGTCTAAGAAGTCCaaaaagagcaagaaaTCTAAGAAGTCTAAGAAGTCTGAAGAATAG
- the VPS54 gene encoding Vps54p (similar to Saccharomyces cerevisiae VPS54 (YDR027C); ancestral locus Anc_3.257) produces the protein MSLNEVPQNNGQGLRKVNGRPKIVVPEGSPSRNSDSASFTLEGDTSLNDDLLSISGSVTPRARRSSRMSLDSITPRRSFDSRTLSVANSRSFGFENETHSGSMDFSPLGNNSIYEIVMNTRRKNWLNYPTVADIPQVSLSKNDLDDHWKTHVREYVENIKSEYQIFQSTNNIRNMNQTEQLKELRDGENMNEELFEENIKQGDPGLISSVPNFYFSDDFQLDNPRTFHKVLDAIDLFLTKPDMKVQTRRDEAFFELRDKLTDYLDIVETLLVTEISKSSHKFFHALSEVDSIQKRAYDTLSKLEELAQNIKIIDGDNINKKISHLEMIFKRKNVEKLEQGLLQAKLVLNKTDECSIMYKENKFDNCLELIKSIDHLIKGDDSVNKDVQNWTRSWPYKLSNLKTIPSLSTTREFLTNMKIEIGGKFSLQLSNLLIDDLRSFCQSIEPNETLYRIQTGSNDKKQTIFTDKFSSEIGELIVKLNRCEELTSAFDLYREKSIMELKSVIKIHLPTENIHSDNKDVIVNTHDEKQPNNGSTSGSKLSRLIKEQTPAEFQSMLLKIFTHALEALRRLYGHQKLLLDISLNELASVKSPNENQHNMITQLDIRTGINEIIRIIQLRTGKIIAVRRELNLSLRYDYFLKFYAICVLFIQECEVLSGEFLTKYLSNVLASQIKYYASAQSSKNYRNIKKKIDAEEWVPYIVDPSIQSDVNDIVSSIDIDPLSWTAILDMTGNFSVHENDISDTSSGKRKNEGDEASQGHRKSVVVGDKTFVASSSLLAAIEVIKELMALSINLPSIYLSNFEKLCYDMLQYYNNSAMASVTQPGNSLLKTGRNLSIMGESLDCLAEFVIIVQRFYQRLSNSSRDFEPFDPSHYTSLLEQYQASSNKIYTANAPPLPA, from the coding sequence ATGTCATTAAATGAAGTACCCCAAAATAACGGCCAGGGACTTCGAAAAGTGAATGGTCGTCCCAAAATTGTCGTACCTGAAGGATCGCCCTCTCGAAATAGTGATAGTGCCTCTTTTACACTAGAAGGAGATACCTCCCTTAACGATGACCTACTAAGTATATCCGGTAGTGTTACGCCAAGAGCGAGGAGATCTTCGAGAATGAGTCTTGATTCTATAACACCACGAAGAAGTTTTGACTCCAGGACCCTATCTGTTGCAAATAGTAGATCATTtggatttgaaaatgaaacacATAGTGGATCCATGGATTTTTCACCACTAGGGAACAACTCTATCTATGAAATTGTCATGAACacaagaaggaaaaactGGCTTAACTATCCGACTGTTGCTGATATTCCACAGGTTAGTCTGAGCAAAAACGACTTAGATGACCATTGGAAAACGCATGTAAGAGAATATGTCGAAAACATCAAAAGTGAAtatcaaatatttcaaagcaCAAACAATATCAGAAACATGAATCAAACTGAACAACTAAAAGAACTTCGAGACGGCGAAAATATGAACGAGGAGCTGTTTGAAGAGAATATCAAGCAAGGTGACCCTGGACTAATAAGCAGTGTACCtaatttttacttttcagACGATTTTCAATTAGATAACCCTCGAACCTTTCATAAGGTATTAGATGCAATTGATTTGTTTTTAACAAAACCAGACATGAAAGTGCAAACACGAAGGGACGAGGCCTTTTTTGAATTAAGAGACAAACTAACCGATTACTTGGATATTGTAGAAACTTTATTAGTAACAGAGATATCCAAATCCTCTCATAAGTTTTTCCATGCACTAAGTGAGGTTGACAGTATTCAGAAAAGGGCCTATGATACGTTAAGTAAGCTGGAGGAGTTGGCACAAAATATCAAGATTATCGACGGGGACAATATTAACAAAAAGATTTCACACCTGGAAATgatttttaaaagaaaaaacgtGGAGAAACTGGAGCAAGGGCTATTGCAGGCAAAATTAGTATTGAACAAAACAGATGAGTGCAGTATAATGTATAAGGAAAACAAATTTGATAACTGTTTAGAACTTATAAAGTCAATTGATCATCTAATAAAAGGGGATGATTCAGTCAACAAAGATGTTCAAAACTGGACACGATCATGGCCTTATAAACTAAGCAATTTAAAAACGATACcatctttatcaacaaCGAGGGAGTTTTTAACGAATATGAAAATAGAAATAGGAGGAAAGTTTAGTCTGCAATTATCAAACCTACTAATTGATGATTTAAGGTCCTTTTGCCAATCAATCGAACCTAATGAAACATTGTATAGGATACAAACAGGATCTAATGATAAAAAGCAAACTATATTTACTGATAAGTTCTCTTCAGAGATAGGCGAACTAATAGTCAAGCTAAATAGATGCGAAGAACTGACTAGTGCATTCGACTTGTACAGAGAAAAATCTATTATGGAGCTCAAATCTGTTataaaaattcatttgcCAACTGAAAATATACACTCTGACAATAAAGATGTTATTGTCAATACCCATGATGAGAAACAACCTAATAATGGCTCTACAAGCGGATCCAAGCTTTCAAGACTAATAAAGGAGCAAACACCTGCTGAATTTCAGTCCATGCTCTTAAAAATATTCACGCATGCGTTAGAGGCCCTCCGAAGGCTTTACGGGCATCAAAAGTTGCTACTAGATATATCTCTTAACGAGCTGGCATCCGTTAAAAGTCCAAATGAAAACCAGCACAATATGATTACACAGCTGGATATACGTACCGGTATCAACGAAATAATTAGGATTATTCAGCTGCGTACAGGTAAGATCATTGCTGTAAGAAGAGAACTGAACTTATCTCTACGATACGactatttcttgaaattttatgCAATATgtgttctttttattcaGGAATGTGAAGTACTAAGTGGAGAATTTTTAACGAAATATTTAAGTAATGTTTTAGCATCTCAGATCAAGTATTATGCTAGTGCACAAAGTTCCAAAAACTACCgcaatataaaaaaaaagatcgACGCCGAGGAATGGGTACCATATATCGTAGACCCGTCCATCCAGAGCGATGTCAACGATATTGTATCAAGCATAGATATAGACCCATTAAGTTGGACAGCTATTTTAGATATGACAGGAAATTTTAGTGTTCATGAAAATGACATAAGTGACACGAGTAGtggcaaaagaaaaaatgaaggcGACGAAGCATCACAAGGTCATAGAAAATCGGTTGTTGTTGGTGATAAAACGTTTGTCGCAAGCAGCTCCCTACTCGCTGCCATTGAAGTCATTAAGGAGTTAATGGCCCTCTCAATAAACCTTCCCTCTATTTATTTgtcaaattttgagaagTTGTGCTATGACATGCTACAATACTATAATAATAGCGCCATGGCATCTGTCACACAACCTGGAAACTCGCTTTTAAAAACAGGCAGAAACTTGTCTATTATGGGAGAATCATTGGACTGTCTTGCCGAGTTTGTGATTATCGTTCAAagattttatcaaagacTCTCCAACTCTAGCAGGGACTTCGAGCCTTTTGATCCCAGCCATTATACAAGCTTATTAGAGCAATACCAAGCTTCATCGAATAAAATATACACGGCCAATGCTCCACCTCTACCTGCATAA
- the RAD28 gene encoding Rad28p (similar to Saccharomyces cerevisiae RAD28 (YDR030C); ancestral locus Anc_3.259) has product MDPFLEYKLGNISFNDLYRGTVQSELERILEDPLSNMKNYRFSRRSSHDQSKGNLLNIGVNCLDIDNTGQVLLGGGDDGSLSIWGLDEALHQNDEDEQELINKRLNFIKRQPNQADNEPAQSLSYKNKVSQTNSSNAMRLVHSFQTRRNKYRMYRQSNAMISSPRSHISNEANFGRGGSGSLFESDSDTSISHHRYGITTLGWYKADNGMFFTGSNDKTVKIWDTNKFEAVQDINLEHRVNQIDSNISNDNSLLVVASEDYYPRLIDLRTMNSGITTLGMGNKTRMQSEILCCKFNPFREQIIACGDMEGGIKLWDLRMRNKLYLELKRTKKKREDSNNNDDDGRSDVYLSSNQSKAHLRCCSDIVWNDEGSELCSIGTDGKLNIWRPFTEILQLDGIASYTQLGPQDLSRIKYKKRVSQRLLWFDKFLLCATDNGEIEIYNTEEEKLWNKLGYPMSNQVKKNLASQCQFSSMAVQTNMMNSVGIRLFFGTNSNTISDGGSIFECS; this is encoded by the coding sequence ATGGATCCTTTCTTAGAGTACAAGTTAGGTAACATTTCATTCAATGATCTTTATAGAGGAACTGTTCAAAGTGAACTTGAGAGGATTCTTGAAGATCCTTTAtcaaatatgaaaaattatcGCTTTAGCAGACGGTCGAGTCATGATCAAAGCAAAGGGAATCTATTGAATATAGGTGTTAATTGTCTTGATATTGACAATACCGGTCAGGTTTTATTAGGAGGTGGGGATGACGGGTCACTTTCTATATGGGGTTTAGATGAAGCATTGCACCagaatgatgaagatgaacaGGAGCTGATCAATAAAAGATTAAATTTTATCAAGCGGCAGCCTAATCAAGCAGATAATGAACCGGCTCAATCACTTAGTTATAAAAATAAGGTATCACAAACAAACAGTAGCAACGCTATGAGATTGGTGCACAGTTTTCAAACGcgaagaaataaatatcGGATGTATAGGCAATCTAATGCCATGATTTCCAGTCCAAGATCGCACATATCAAATGAAGCTAATTTCGGTAGAGGGGGTAGTGGTTCACTATTCGAATCCGATTCAGACACTTCCATATCTCATCACAGATACGGAATCACCACTTTAGGATGGTACAAAGCAGATAATGGAATGTTCTTTACCGGATCCAATGATAAGACGGTTAAAATATGGGACACAAACAAATTTGAAGCGGTCCAAGATATAAATTTAGAACATAGAGTAAACCAAATTGACAGTAACATTTCCAACGACAATTCATTGCTTGTGGTAGCAAGCGAAGATTATTACCCGAGATTAATTGACCTAAGAACCATGAATTCAGGAATAACCACCCTAGGAATGGGAAATAAGACACGCATGCAGTCCGAAATTTTATGCTGCAAGTTCAACCCCTTTAGAGAACAAATTATTGCATGTGGTGACATGGAGGGTGGAATAAAATTATGGGACTTACGAATGAGGAACAAATTGTATttagaattgaaaagaacgaagaaaaaacgCGAAGATTCAAACAATAATGACGATGACGGGCGAAGCGATGTGTACCTTAGTTCCAACCAATCGAAAGCTCATTTAAGATGTTGCAGTGACATTGTTTGGAACGATGAGGGCTCGGAATTATGTTCAATTGGAACGGATGGGAAACTGAATATTTGGAGACCCTTTACAGAAATCTTACAACTAGACGGCATAGCTAGTTATACCCAGTTAGGACCACAGGATTTAAGCCGTattaaatataaaaaaagagtttCCCAGAGGCTACTTTGGTTTGATAAGTTTTTACTATGTGCTACTGACAATGGAGAGATAGAAATATACAATACGGAGGAAGAGAAGCTTTGGAACAAGCTCGGATATCCAATGAGTAATcaagtaaaaaagaatctgGCGTCGCAGTGCCAGTTTAGCTCTATGGCAGTGCAAACTAATATGATGAATTCGGTCGGAATCAGATTGTTCTTCGGAACCAACAGCAATACCATTAGTGATGGGGGCTCCATCTTTGAGTGCTCATga
- the REG1 gene encoding protein phosphatase regulator REG1 (similar to Saccharomyces cerevisiae REG1 (YDR028C) and REG2 (YBR050C); ancestral locus Anc_3.258), with protein MSTNLANYFAGKKDLENEHVNRSANHDSNIKGNGSVAGNNNDNDNEDMGPSVSMAVQAKNDDEFHKSTFNLKRTRSMGLLDEYIDPTKKLLGRSDDLYDDDNEYYENSSGNSSSNSSDDDYDDDDDDDDDDDYQDHSTSVSPPPPDNDSYLIPQDDNDVVVEPERHVDYLSHEWKESEISNSWKYIILKKKKRDVDLVNAARLENASWRTWAKARNNLKTVSPEVVNWSKDSDVTWLYGPIVRDSEGNSKSEEEHDLERGYGSDDENSKRISKPTKKPKLPVAAPKPILKKRTVTEIIEDNALWKLNEARKHMTEVKHASVIMDPNGNKNVHDDFDALAAQVNAQYYHYPKKPDNNASSNCQPSDKSNGSPTIPNSIGTKSNSGDKNEKEDFHLKSALRVQKNQSTTQSDKGILKNNTNIRVEGHSDENLDSSLCSDNNRFFSSKSFTNRDDENHSLGLSSILTSSPSEKSNKSTKNRHIHFNDRVEQCMALRYPASQSEDDESDNGGGGYVDVNNNANVTTINNNRTPLLAPHKNSFSVNSSSEHLHRDTSDDDMSSASSSSSHSDDEENGGLYINARFSRRSDSGVHSPITDNSSVASSATSRSHVRPIIKLLPDTTLNYGSDEESDNSEFNGYGNAVSHNVNTSRGYDYIYDYNSVYTGDTSSFLPVDSCDIVDVPEGMDLQTAIADDNASTYEFNNAVESKKKHAPKLHKATTNTNRQHGSHMLLYDDDNYSSSSDSEQQFIEDSQYNSSDDEDDEVNDGQAVDDNKDEGLSLRRTLSLGKSGSTNSLCDLSQPPLSLAVSCQQKNPTNFIEGKADANKCAQLAVRPYPLKRNSSSGNFIFNSDSEEESSSEEEQRSMPRSNLLANQDTSKESITPANILSQKKTVIPKQSKAPDNSQSFRIINNTPSSAEVGSSAVAIEGYFSPRNESIKSVVSGGSTKDQQNHSEMDTLAKGFEKCHINNADSSKDRSIENVQNRRKEASLTDSSNESLQKVMQNAKGMASKYLHSWKKSDVKKQETGNDNN; from the coding sequence atgtcaacAAATTTAGCAAATTACTTCGCCGGTAAGAAAGATCTTGAAAATGAGCATGTAAATAGAAGTGCTAACCATGATAGTAATATTAAGGGTAATGGTAGTGTTGCTGGTAACAATAATGACAACGACAACGAAGATATGGGACCTTCAGTATCAATGGCCGTTCAAgcaaaaaatgatgatgaatttcaTAAATCAACTTTCaatttaaaaagaacaaggtCAATGGGCCTCCTCGATGAATATATTGATCCTACTAAGAAACTGTTAGGAAGATCAGACGACTTATATGATGACGACAATGAATATTATGAAAACTCATCTGGTAATTCTTCAAGCAATTCTTCAGATGATGactatgatgatgatgatgatgacgatgatgatgacgattATCAGGACCACTCAACCTCCGTCTCTCCACCACCCCCGGACAACGATAGCTATTTAATCCCACaagatgataatgatgttgTGGTGGAACCAGAAAGACACGTTGATTATCTGTCGCACGAATGGAAGGAATCTGAAATCTCTAATTCTTGgaaatacatcattctaaagaaaaagaaaagagacGTCGATTTGGTTAATGCTGCCAGATTAGAAAACGCCTCATGGAGAACGTGGGCAAAAGCAAgaaacaatttgaaaacagtGTCACCTGAAGTAGTTAATTGGTCAAAGGATTCTGACGTTACATGGTTATACGGTCCTATTGTAAGAGATTCTGAAGGTAATTCCAAAAGTGAAGAAGAGCATGATCTGGAAAGGGGTTACGGTtcagatgatgaaaattccaaaagaaTCTCAAAGCCTACtaaaaaaccaaaattaCCAGTGGCTGCTCCCAAGCcaattttaaagaaaaggacCGTAACAGAAATCATAGAAGATAATGCTTTATGGAAACTGAACGAGGCAAGAAAACATATGACTGAAGTCAAGCACGCTTCAGTAATAATGGATCCCAACGGCAATAAAAATGTCCATGATGACTTCGATGCCCTTGCTGCTCAAGTTAACGCCCagtattatcattatcCTAAGAAACCAGACAATAACGCTAGTTCGAATTGTCAACCTTCAGATAAAAGCAATGGTTCTCCTACAATACCGAATTCTATAGGGACAAAATCAAACAGTGgtgataaaaatgaaaaagaagattttcaCCTGAAATCGGCACTCCGcgttcaaaaaaatcagtcAACGACACAGTCTGACAAAGGCATACTGAAGAATAATACCAATATTCGTGTTGAGGGTCATTCTGACGAAAATCTGGATTCTTCTTTGTGTTCTGATAATAACCGGTTCTTCTCATCCAAATCTTTCACTAATAGAGACGATGAAAATCATTCGTTAGGATTGTCGTCAATATTAACCTCAAGTCCAAGTGAAAAATCCAACAAGTCCACCAAAAATAGACATATACATTTCAATGACAGAGTGGAACAATGTATGGCACTACGATATCCAGCGTCACAatcagaagatgatgaaagtgATAACGGAGGGGGAGGATATGTTGATGTTAATAACAATGCGAACGTTACAACGATAAACAATAACCGGACTCCATTGCTAGCTCCTCATAAAAACTCTTTCTCAGTGAACTCTTCATCTGAGCACCTTCATAGAGATACTAGCGATGACGATATGTCATCggcatcatcatcgtcgtcTCACTCGGATGATGAGGAAAATGGTGGTCTTTACATAAATGCGAGATTTTCAAGGAGGTCTGATTCTGGAGTTCATTCGCCAATAACAGATAATTCTTCTGTAGCTTCCTCTGCCACCTCAAGATCCCATGTACGTCCCATAATAAAGTTACTTCCTGATACAACTTTAAATTATGGATCGGACGAAGAATCCGATAATAGTGAGTTCAATGGGTATGGTAATGCTGTTTCACATAATGTCAATACCTCTAGAGGCTATGACTACATATATGATTATAATTCGGTTTACACTGGCGACACTTCTAGTTTTCTTCCAGTAGATTCATGTGATATCGTAGACGTGCCTGAAGGAATGGATCTACAAACAGCTATTGCTGATGACAACGCATCAACTTATGAATTTAATAATGCTGTAGagtccaaaaaaaaacatgcCCCAAAACTTCATAAAGCTACAACCAATACAAACCGCCAACATGGATCACATATGCTATTATATGACGACGACAATTATAGTTCTTCATCTGACAGCGAACAGcaatttattgaagattcCCAATACAACAGTAgcgatgatgaagatgatgaagttaATGATGGTCAAGCAGTAGATGATAACAAAGACGAAGGACTTTCACTAAGGAGAACATTGTCATTGGGAAAATCGGGGTCTACTAATTCTTTATGCGATTTATCACAACCACCACTTTCTTTAGCAGTCTCTTGTCAGCAAAAGAATCCCACTAATTTCATAGAGGGTAAAGCCGACGCAAACAAGTGTGCGCAACTGGCTGTTAGACCGTATCCGTTGAAGCgcaattcttcttcagggAATTTCATATTCAATTCAGATAGTGAAGAAGAGAGTAGCAGTGAGGAGGAACAGAGGTCAATGCCCAGATCGAATCTGCTGGCCAATCAAGATacttcaaaagaaagtataACACCAGCTAACATACTGtcccaaaagaaaacagtCATTCCAAAGCAATCAAAGGCACCTGATAATTCACAAAGCTTTAGAATTATAAATAACACTCCTTCATCTGCCGAAGTCGGTTCGAGTGCTGTTGCCATAGAAGGTTACTTTTCTCCAAGGAATGAATCTATCAAATCTGTCGTTTCCGGAGGAAGTACGAAGGACCAACAAAATCACTCAGAAATGGACACCTTGGCCAAAGGATTCGAAAAATGCCATATAAATAATGCAGATAGTTCAAAGGACAGGAGTATTGAAAATGTTCAAAACAGAAGAAAGGAGGCTTCTTTAACAGATTCAAGTAACGAGAGTTTACAAAAAGTGATGCAAAATGCAAAGGGTATGGCAAGCAAATACTTACattcttggaaaaaaagtgatgtcaagaaacaagaaaccGGTAATGACAACAAttga